A portion of the Paenibacillus sp. PvR098 genome contains these proteins:
- a CDS encoding CoA pyrophosphatase, with product MRQIYEALQSRKSELMGHQHFFKYAVMVPLVEINGELNVLFEERAHHLNRQPGEICFPGGKIDEDDADEMAAAVRETCEELGLDQQAIELLGPLDYMITSFHIVYPFAARISDYDQIRPNPDEVASVFGVPLEYLRSSTPELHYVDLSVSPRDDFPYDRIPNGRNYKWGRGTVPEFFYYYEGRVIWGLTARILNHFLEVTKSNNDQQS from the coding sequence TTGCGGCAAATCTATGAAGCTTTACAGAGTAGAAAATCAGAGCTGATGGGGCATCAACATTTCTTTAAATATGCGGTAATGGTACCTTTGGTTGAGATAAACGGTGAATTAAATGTCTTGTTTGAGGAAAGGGCTCATCATCTCAATCGGCAGCCTGGAGAAATATGTTTTCCCGGCGGGAAAATTGATGAAGATGACGCGGATGAAATGGCAGCTGCGGTACGCGAAACCTGTGAGGAATTGGGATTGGATCAGCAGGCTATAGAATTGCTTGGGCCGTTAGATTATATGATTACCTCGTTTCATATCGTATACCCGTTTGCTGCGCGAATTTCCGACTATGATCAAATCCGACCTAACCCGGATGAAGTGGCCAGTGTGTTTGGTGTGCCGCTTGAGTACTTGCGAAGCTCTACCCCTGAGCTTCATTATGTAGATCTCAGTGTTTCCCCACGTGATGATTTTCCATATGATCGAATTCCTAATGGCCGAAATTATAAATGGGGAAGAGGGACCGTCCCTGAATTTTTCTATTATTACGAAGGCCGCGTCATTTGGGGATTAACCGCACGAATATTGAATCATTTTCTTGAAGTAACGAAGAGTAATAACGATCAGCAATCATGA
- a CDS encoding TolC family protein, with translation MKKTIACLCAAALMFSSVQNAAMAGEQSDDQDQQAYVTATALDTVSSIDLPTVLKRALDDSNNLTLLHLKYGALNAKENDLKLQMDSLQGASFPAAYLPNTPAEMTAATNAQGVQLIPAENLWIGPMTTVTNHAINQLIQGMGAMNAGMNSMISQQREQMKTAAHQLSTDQRNTLLQQDEAREGIRLQMIAEYVKLLGMKKQIAFMQDYQTMLEKEITKAALFEQQGLASSEDVLTATKALAKHKDDMTVLHQNYRLALLQLSFDIGISYDPNLELREIEILSLNPIVETNTNILLENSYQMKISANNMEEASWQSGYSVSKNVYGEQYLGLNHAIAGTKNSQMQLELTQKIQATYTDVKNAYQSCLAEQRNMEEVKADLDKMKLRYEVGVISHHDLRKFELKIRQSETSLEAAKLKYYVLREKAMAMEKGFI, from the coding sequence ATGAAAAAAACAATAGCCTGCTTGTGTGCAGCGGCGCTCATGTTTTCCAGCGTACAAAATGCCGCTATGGCGGGCGAACAGAGCGATGATCAAGATCAACAAGCCTATGTAACAGCGACTGCATTGGATACCGTGTCGTCCATTGATTTGCCTACCGTGCTGAAACGGGCATTGGATGACTCCAATAACTTGACGCTGCTTCACCTTAAGTATGGGGCATTGAACGCCAAAGAGAACGATTTGAAGCTGCAAATGGATTCACTCCAGGGAGCATCGTTTCCGGCCGCGTATCTGCCCAATACGCCGGCTGAGATGACTGCAGCAACGAATGCTCAAGGTGTGCAGCTGATCCCGGCGGAGAATTTGTGGATCGGCCCGATGACGACGGTAACGAATCATGCCATCAATCAGTTGATCCAAGGCATGGGTGCCATGAACGCGGGTATGAACAGCATGATTTCCCAGCAAAGAGAGCAGATGAAGACGGCGGCGCACCAACTGAGTACGGATCAGCGCAATACGCTGCTGCAGCAGGATGAAGCCCGTGAGGGCATTCGACTGCAGATGATCGCAGAGTATGTGAAGCTGCTCGGCATGAAGAAGCAGATCGCGTTCATGCAGGATTATCAGACGATGCTGGAAAAGGAGATCACCAAAGCAGCGCTGTTTGAGCAGCAGGGCCTGGCTTCTTCCGAGGATGTGCTGACAGCGACGAAAGCGCTGGCTAAGCACAAAGACGACATGACGGTGTTGCATCAAAATTATCGGCTCGCTCTACTGCAGCTTTCCTTCGATATCGGGATCTCCTATGATCCGAATCTTGAGCTTAGAGAAATCGAAATTCTGTCCCTTAATCCTATCGTTGAAACCAATACGAATATCCTGTTGGAAAACTCGTATCAGATGAAAATAAGCGCTAATAACATGGAAGAGGCTTCTTGGCAAAGCGGTTATTCGGTGAGTAAAAACGTATATGGCGAACAATATTTGGGCTTGAATCATGCGATAGCAGGAACGAAAAACAGTCAAATGCAATTGGAGCTCACCCAAAAAATACAAGCAACCTATACAGATGTAAAGAACGCGTACCAATCCTGCCTTGCGGAGCAGCGCAATATGGAGGAGGTGAAAGCGGACCTGGACAAAATGAAATTACGATATGAGGTCGGCGTCATATCCCATCATGATCTCAGGAAATTCGAGCTTAAGATCCGTCAAAGCGAAACATCACTGGAGGCTGCAAAGCTGAAATATTACGTGCTGCGAGAAAAGGCGATGGCCATGGAAAAAGGTTTCATTTAA
- a CDS encoding 3,4-dihydroxy-2-butanone-4-phosphate synthase produces MSTLSNGAICSKLTKGELVIVYDDIATKVGSLVGIADLVSPQAVNLMTKIGKGLIYVCISEEKAKQLQLPLMVCENRDHSSKPLTVSVDHITTTTGISAFERSDTIRAFTSEYVQPDDFRRPGHVFPLLSKDKGLLQRIGIAEAAVDLAKMVSAVPMAYMCEILNHSGEIANQKEMNQLAEAHDLCVIHLSEIIELTRNDILASFTGLVIQGREVGRKIGFPTANMYIDAEVPLEHGVYGVTVSYHDVKYVGVMNVGVRPTFNHDQNEVHHEIHLLHFNNMIYGKVLQVDVNFFVRNEISFSTVDQLINQIKKDIEVVEHRYGLVNNNNKNKVG; encoded by the coding sequence ATGTCGACCCTATCCAATGGAGCTATTTGTAGTAAATTAACAAAAGGTGAATTGGTCATTGTTTATGATGATATCGCCACAAAAGTAGGTTCCTTGGTTGGAATAGCAGATTTGGTTAGCCCCCAAGCTGTAAATCTAATGACCAAAATCGGTAAAGGATTAATTTATGTATGCATCAGTGAAGAAAAAGCAAAGCAATTACAGCTTCCTCTTATGGTTTGCGAGAACAGGGACCACTCTTCTAAACCATTAACGGTCTCTGTCGATCATATAACTACGACTACAGGAATATCCGCATTTGAGCGTTCAGATACGATTAGAGCTTTTACTAGCGAGTATGTACAGCCAGATGATTTTCGAAGACCGGGTCACGTGTTTCCCCTTTTGAGTAAGGATAAAGGATTGTTGCAGCGAATCGGTATTGCGGAAGCCGCAGTAGATTTAGCCAAAATGGTGTCGGCCGTACCCATGGCTTATATGTGCGAAATCTTAAACCATAGCGGCGAAATCGCAAATCAGAAGGAAATGAATCAATTAGCTGAAGCCCATGATTTATGCGTGATCCATTTGAGTGAAATCATTGAGCTTACAAGAAATGATATTCTGGCGTCGTTTACTGGCCTTGTCATTCAAGGAAGAGAAGTGGGAAGAAAAATCGGATTTCCGACCGCGAATATGTATATCGACGCAGAAGTGCCGCTAGAGCATGGGGTCTATGGTGTAACGGTCTCGTATCATGATGTCAAATATGTTGGTGTGATGAACGTGGGGGTAAGGCCAACGTTTAATCATGATCAAAATGAAGTTCATCATGAGATCCACCTGTTGCATTTTAACAACATGATTTACGGTAAAGTCCTCCAAGTGGATGTGAACTTCTTTGTCCGTAATGAGATTTCGTTCTCAACGGTCGATCAATTGATTAACCAAATAAAGAAGGACATTGAGGTTGTAGAACATCGATATGGCCTGGTTAATAACAATAATAAAAACAAGGTAGGTTAG
- a CDS encoding HlyD family efflux transporter periplasmic adaptor subunit, whose protein sequence is MRFIRPMIYILMAAAIGMGGYLLSTKQTTAGSTQGGSPGLSTAYIETNSVSASFKLGGRITEILVHEGDTVKKGQVLARLQSSELEAKVAQANAAVALAQGKIAEAQGAKAAAQAKKEQAAAGVTLTAGTVEQQIAQAKAAVDAAQAKVDGLHNGSRPEEKKQAEIQYQAAKEVYDIAEQNLNRMNALLEEGLVSKADVDKTKVNYREAQTKFELAEQQLSMANQGPREEEVRAAEALLEQAKATLQLAEAGREQVAVRQGDAAAADAAIKQAQGALQSAASGEKQAQAAQAEAQVYVGYTELIAPSDGVILSQTAQPGELVGSGFPVFTIQATDTPWAKFYMTEISVAEVKTGDKVRMKLIATGQEVEGTVLSVSAAPDFAIKKATQNAGEADVRSFAVKVVLPQIPQGAAVGMTLQWIGTTEG, encoded by the coding sequence ATGCGTTTTATTCGACCAATGATTTATATTTTGATGGCAGCAGCCATAGGCATGGGAGGTTACTTGCTAAGCACGAAGCAGACGACGGCCGGAAGCACGCAGGGCGGGTCTCCTGGGCTTTCAACGGCGTATATTGAAACCAATTCGGTAAGTGCGAGCTTCAAGCTGGGAGGAAGGATCACTGAAATCCTCGTTCACGAAGGTGATACGGTGAAGAAGGGCCAAGTTCTTGCAAGACTGCAGAGCTCCGAACTGGAAGCCAAGGTTGCTCAGGCTAATGCGGCTGTTGCACTTGCTCAAGGCAAAATTGCAGAAGCGCAAGGTGCAAAGGCAGCGGCTCAAGCGAAGAAGGAGCAGGCGGCAGCCGGGGTGACATTAACGGCGGGTACGGTGGAGCAGCAAATCGCGCAGGCGAAAGCCGCGGTAGATGCGGCTCAGGCCAAGGTGGACGGCTTGCACAACGGTTCCCGCCCGGAAGAGAAGAAGCAGGCGGAAATCCAATATCAAGCCGCAAAAGAAGTGTACGACATCGCGGAGCAAAACTTGAATCGGATGAATGCGCTTCTGGAGGAGGGACTTGTCTCCAAAGCCGATGTCGATAAAACAAAGGTAAATTATCGGGAAGCGCAAACGAAATTTGAGCTAGCCGAGCAGCAATTAAGCATGGCAAACCAAGGGCCGCGGGAAGAAGAGGTGCGGGCGGCCGAAGCGCTGCTCGAGCAGGCGAAAGCGACGCTTCAGCTAGCTGAGGCGGGCCGTGAGCAGGTGGCCGTTCGCCAAGGGGATGCTGCCGCGGCTGACGCAGCGATTAAGCAAGCACAGGGTGCTCTGCAATCCGCCGCCTCGGGTGAGAAGCAGGCGCAAGCGGCACAAGCCGAGGCGCAGGTGTACGTCGGTTACACAGAACTGATCGCGCCGAGTGACGGTGTCATCTTATCGCAAACCGCACAGCCCGGTGAGTTGGTCGGATCCGGTTTCCCTGTCTTTACGATTCAAGCGACGGATACGCCGTGGGCTAAGTTCTATATGACGGAAATCAGCGTTGCCGAAGTTAAGACCGGTGATAAGGTTCGAATGAAGCTGATCGCTACGGGACAAGAGGTAGAGGGCACTGTCCTGTCGGTGTCCGCCGCACCGGACTTTGCAATCAAGAAAGCGACGCAAAACGCCGGAGAAGCTGACGTTCGCTCGTTCGCGGTCAAAGTCGTACTGCCGCAAATACCGCAAGGCGCGGCTGTCGGGATGACGCTGCAGTGGATCGGGACAACGGAAGGGTGA
- a CDS encoding TetR/AcrR family transcriptional regulator, producing the protein MSTIDRRSMILSAATQSFAQFGYKATTMELVAKIANVGKGTTYTFFRTKEELFDEILRKALQEMKEVCENVIRREDTFYHNLIRVLDSLLEFRADHELFVKLAQEVRDIGTVQALEGIKRLENLVLEYMRQEIELAIEKGEIKPCDSRVISFMILKFYIALTTEWSHSHEPLNKEQIKEYMQLFLSEGLLGKPL; encoded by the coding sequence ATGTCAACGATCGATCGTCGTTCAATGATACTGTCCGCGGCCACGCAATCGTTCGCACAATTTGGATACAAAGCGACGACGATGGAATTGGTGGCGAAAATTGCGAATGTGGGGAAAGGGACGACCTACACCTTTTTCAGGACAAAAGAAGAACTATTTGACGAAATCCTGCGCAAAGCCCTTCAGGAAATGAAAGAAGTGTGCGAAAATGTCATACGACGTGAAGACACGTTCTACCATAACCTGATCCGGGTATTGGATTCGCTGCTAGAATTCCGGGCCGATCACGAGCTGTTCGTCAAGCTGGCCCAGGAAGTTCGCGATATCGGAACCGTTCAGGCGCTGGAAGGAATCAAGAGGCTGGAAAATCTGGTTCTCGAATATATGCGGCAGGAAATTGAGTTGGCGATTGAAAAAGGAGAAATCAAGCCTTGTGATTCTCGGGTCATCTCCTTCATGATACTTAAATTTTATATTGCCCTGACAACGGAATGGAGCCATTCCCATGAACCGCTGAATAAGGAGCAGATTAAAGAATATATGCAGTTGTTTTTATCCGAAGGATTGTTAGGGAAGCCGCTTTAA
- a CDS encoding ABC transporter permease, with translation MTRLKVGSVISDEWKSIVKDRRLFAILFIVPVMYTLLFGAIYMHHKVTELSTVVMDDDQSPLSRQIIQAFDESESFGITKRVHSEKEVKEALASGEAKVGLFIPDRFEASLKQGQTLPLLTWVDGSNMIYSNTATKGANEVITTFGMGLSAKKLQLQQGLQDEQVLNTLTPIPYRYRILYNPAVNYSDFMIYGLIGAILQQVLFLGIALAITREKDQGTWQRFASWKREPWRLAYAKTAPYFLINLFNTTVALCIALYVYQAPFAGSLAVGFLVVLSFTFAVSGIGYLISLISGNQLGATQTAMLIAVPSFLLSGFTWPFDAMPQALQVVGHLLPLTYFLDAVRNVFVKANDYSIVWRDCLAMGMMGMVTYFIALLMTRFAMFRKNEEQSAEVSLNAQCSSDSTSLTL, from the coding sequence ATGACGAGATTGAAGGTAGGCAGCGTCATCTCCGATGAATGGAAAAGCATTGTGAAGGATCGGCGCTTGTTCGCTATTTTGTTTATCGTTCCGGTGATGTACACTTTGCTGTTCGGAGCGATCTATATGCATCACAAAGTGACCGAACTGAGCACCGTCGTGATGGACGACGATCAAAGCCCACTCAGCCGGCAGATCATTCAAGCCTTTGACGAGAGCGAGTCGTTCGGCATTACGAAAAGGGTACATTCGGAGAAGGAGGTGAAAGAGGCGCTGGCTTCAGGAGAAGCCAAGGTCGGGCTGTTCATTCCGGACAGGTTTGAGGCGAGCTTAAAGCAGGGCCAAACGCTGCCGCTTCTGACTTGGGTGGACGGGAGCAATATGATTTATTCGAACACGGCAACGAAAGGAGCCAATGAAGTCATCACGACGTTCGGCATGGGTCTCTCTGCCAAAAAGCTGCAGCTGCAGCAAGGGCTGCAGGACGAACAGGTGCTGAATACACTAACGCCGATTCCTTACAGGTACCGCATTCTATATAATCCTGCGGTAAACTATAGTGATTTTATGATTTACGGTTTGATCGGTGCAATCCTGCAGCAGGTGCTGTTTCTGGGAATTGCGCTGGCGATTACCAGGGAAAAGGATCAAGGAACCTGGCAGCGGTTTGCTAGTTGGAAGCGGGAACCATGGCGGTTGGCGTATGCCAAGACAGCTCCGTACTTTCTGATCAATCTGTTCAATACGACGGTTGCGCTGTGTATCGCATTATATGTGTACCAAGCCCCATTCGCGGGCAGCCTGGCGGTCGGATTCCTTGTTGTGCTCAGCTTCACGTTCGCCGTAAGCGGCATCGGGTATTTGATCAGTCTCATATCCGGTAATCAGCTTGGCGCGACGCAGACTGCGATGCTGATCGCCGTGCCGTCCTTCCTGCTTTCCGGCTTCACATGGCCCTTTGATGCGATGCCCCAAGCGCTGCAGGTGGTCGGCCATCTGCTCCCGCTCACGTATTTTCTGGATGCAGTCCGAAACGTATTCGTGAAGGCTAACGACTACTCTATCGTATGGCGTGATTGCTTGGCCATGGGAATGATGGGAATGGTCACGTACTTTATCGCCCTGCTGATGACTCGGTTTGCCATGTTTCGGAAGAATGAGGAGCAAAGTGCAGAAGTAAGCCTGAACGCTCAGTGTTCATCAGATTCGACCAGTTTGACCCTATAA